A part of Arachis hypogaea cultivar Tifrunner chromosome 12, arahy.Tifrunner.gnm2.J5K5, whole genome shotgun sequence genomic DNA contains:
- the LOC112726359 gene encoding 3-methyl-2-oxobutanoate hydroxymethyltransferase 1, mitochondrial isoform X1, with protein MSCIRFLTKHSPSSSFSSSILRHIRFMSNVPENTVYSGPTPQIANQRTTLMQLRQKHRNSKPITMVTAYDYPSAVHLDMAGIDICLVGDSASMVVHGHDTTLPITVDEMLVHCRAVARGAKNPMLVGDLPFGSYESSSDQAVDTAVRILKEGGMDAIKLEGGSPSRIVAAKAIVEAGIAVMGHVGLTPQAISVLGGFRPQGRNILSAVKVVETALALQEAGCFSVVLECVPAPVAAAATAALQIPTIGIGAGPFCSGQVLVYHDLLGMLQHPHHAKVTPKFCKQYARVGDIINKALLEYKEDVTNGSFPDAHHSPYKISEADAEGFSNELQKLGFDKAASAASEAVQRLNATK; from the exons ATGTCTTGCATTAGGTTTCTCACAAAACATTCACcatcttcttcattttcatcttCTATTCTGAGACACATTCGTTTCATGAGCAATGTTCCAGAGAACACGGTGTACTCAGGTCCAACGCCACAAATCGCAAACCAGAGAACAACACTCATGCAGCTACGTCAAAAGCATAGAAACTCGAAACCGATAACAATGGTAACCGCATACGATTACCCTTCAGCGGTGCACTTAGACATGGCTGGCATTGATATATGCCTCGTTGGTGACTCAGCTTCCATGGTGGTTCATGGACACGACACCACTCTCCCTATCACCGTTGATGAGATGCTTGTTCATTGCCGTGCCGTTGCCCGTGGCGCCAAAAATCCTATGCTTGTTGGGGACTTGCCTTTTGGCTCCTATGAATCAAGTTCCGATCAG GCGGTTGATACAGCGGTTCGGATTTTAAAGGAAGGCGGAATGGATGCCATAAAATTGGAAGGAGGTTCCCCTTCGAGGATTGTTGCGGCGAAGGCTATTGTTGAAGCGGGAATAGCAGTGATGGGGCATGTAGGGCTTACTCCACAGGCCATTAGTGTTTTAGGGGGTTTTAGACCTCAGGGAAGGAACATTTTAAGTGCTGTCAAG GTTGTCGAGACAGCATTGGCTTTGCAAGAAGCAGGGTGTTTTTCTGTTGTTCTAGAATGTGTGCCTGCACCTGTGGCCGCCGCAGCAACAGCAGCACTTCAAATTCCCACTATTGGAATTGGGGCCGGACCCTTTTGTAGTGGACAG GTGCTAGTTTATCATGATCTTCTTGGTATGCTTCAGCACCCCCATCATGCAAAG GTTACTCCAAAATTTTGCAAGCAATATGCTCGTGTAGGAGACATTATCAACAAAGCCTTACTAGAGTATAAAGAAGATGTGACTAACGGTTCATTCCCTGATGCTCACCATAGTCCATACAAAATTAGTGAAGCAGATGCTGAAGGTTTTTCTAATGAGTTGCAAAAGCTAGGTTTTGACAAAGCAGCATCCGCAGCATCTGAAGCAGTTCAAAGGCTTAATGCAACCAAATAA
- the LOC112726359 gene encoding 3-methyl-2-oxobutanoate hydroxymethyltransferase 1, mitochondrial isoform X2, translating into MSCIRFLTKHSPSSSFSSSILRHIRFMSNVPENTVYSGPTPQIANQRTTLMQLRQKHRNSKPITMVTAYDYPSAVHLDMAGIDICLVGDSASMVVHGHDTTLPITVDEMLVHCRAVARGAKNPMLVGDLPFGSYESSSDQAVDTAVRILKEGGMDAIKLEGGSPSRIVAAKAIVEAGIAVMGHVGLTPQAISVLGGFRPQGRNILSAVKVLVYHDLLGMLQHPHHAKVTPKFCKQYARVGDIINKALLEYKEDVTNGSFPDAHHSPYKISEADAEGFSNELQKLGFDKAASAASEAVQRLNATK; encoded by the exons ATGTCTTGCATTAGGTTTCTCACAAAACATTCACcatcttcttcattttcatcttCTATTCTGAGACACATTCGTTTCATGAGCAATGTTCCAGAGAACACGGTGTACTCAGGTCCAACGCCACAAATCGCAAACCAGAGAACAACACTCATGCAGCTACGTCAAAAGCATAGAAACTCGAAACCGATAACAATGGTAACCGCATACGATTACCCTTCAGCGGTGCACTTAGACATGGCTGGCATTGATATATGCCTCGTTGGTGACTCAGCTTCCATGGTGGTTCATGGACACGACACCACTCTCCCTATCACCGTTGATGAGATGCTTGTTCATTGCCGTGCCGTTGCCCGTGGCGCCAAAAATCCTATGCTTGTTGGGGACTTGCCTTTTGGCTCCTATGAATCAAGTTCCGATCAG GCGGTTGATACAGCGGTTCGGATTTTAAAGGAAGGCGGAATGGATGCCATAAAATTGGAAGGAGGTTCCCCTTCGAGGATTGTTGCGGCGAAGGCTATTGTTGAAGCGGGAATAGCAGTGATGGGGCATGTAGGGCTTACTCCACAGGCCATTAGTGTTTTAGGGGGTTTTAGACCTCAGGGAAGGAACATTTTAAGTGCTGTCAAG GTGCTAGTTTATCATGATCTTCTTGGTATGCTTCAGCACCCCCATCATGCAAAG GTTACTCCAAAATTTTGCAAGCAATATGCTCGTGTAGGAGACATTATCAACAAAGCCTTACTAGAGTATAAAGAAGATGTGACTAACGGTTCATTCCCTGATGCTCACCATAGTCCATACAAAATTAGTGAAGCAGATGCTGAAGGTTTTTCTAATGAGTTGCAAAAGCTAGGTTTTGACAAAGCAGCATCCGCAGCATCTGAAGCAGTTCAAAGGCTTAATGCAACCAAATAA
- the LOC112726361 gene encoding sphingoid long-chain bases kinase 2, mitochondrial: protein MKMMTCHSFIYPNHNYYYHHQNFYFVALGRGTSMAAASASPTPVLRSELKPVEPVEQDLQTALNFVSSPRQRELVFVVNPQGANGRTGKDWKKLLPFLRSRLGNDYNICESFTTGPRHAIDITREAIREGAEAVIAVGGDGTIYEVVNGFFCDGKPVASNNKENLKATALGVIPLGTGSDFARTFGWSNDPYAAVERVAKGMRSRVDVGVITGPTGDQNYFINVADIHLSAKAGFYASKYKKFGNLCYVIGALQAFMSHYNQDFRIKVNEGEWEFCPQVTALCVGNAKFFGGGMKITPNADPRSGNLSVVILQHFKWYDFILNLHKIYSGTHLKVKNVSSRSVNSIEVEDISGRGGVYIQSDGEHLGFLPKKICVLPSAIEMIC, encoded by the exons atgaaaatgatGACGTGCCATAGTTTCATTTACCCcaatcataattattattatcatcatcagaaTTTCTACTTTGTGGCATTGGGAAGAGGAACTTCAATGGCTGCTGCAAGTGCTTCACCCACCCCTGTTCTCAGATCCGAGCTTAAACCCGTGGAACCCGTGGAACAAGATCTTCAAACTGCTCTTAATTTTGTATCCTCTCCTCGCCAAAGGGAGCTTGTTTTCGTTGTCAATCCCCAAG GTGCTAATGGTCGCACTGGTAAAGATTGGAAGAAGTTGCTTCCATTTCTAAGGTCTCGCCTTGGTAATGATTACAAT ATTTGTGAGTCATTTACTACGGGTCCTCGTCATGCCATTGACATAACAAGAGAG GCTATAAGGGAAGGAGCAGAAGCAGTCATTGCTGTCGGAGGTGATGGAACTATTTATGAG GTTGTTAATGGTTTCTTTTGCGATGGAAAACCTGTTGCTAGTAACAATAAAGAGAACTTAAAGGCAACTGCTCTTGGG GTGATACCCTTGGGAACTGGTTCTGATTTTGCAAGAACATTTGGATG GAGCAATGATCCTTATGCTGCTGTTGAACGTGTTGCTAAAG GGATGAGATCAAGGGTAGATGTTGGTGTTATCACTGGACCCACCGGCGATCAGAATTACTTCATAAATGTTGCTGACATTCATTT GAGTGCAAAGGCAGGATTTTACGCTTCTAAGTACAAGAAATTCGGCAACTTGTGTTATGTCATTGGTGCATTGCAAGCCTTCATGAGTCATTATAATCAGGATTTCAGGATCAAG GTCAATGAAGGTGAGTGGGAGTTTTGTCCCCAAGTGACGGCCCTTTGTGTTGGAAATGCAAAATTCTTTGGTGGCGGTATGAAAATTACTCCCAATGCTGATCCTCGCAGTGGAAATTTATCG GTTGTGATTCTTCAGCACTTCAAGTGGTACGATTTTATCCTAAACTTACATAAGATTTACAGTGGGACACACCTGAAGGTGAAGAATGTTTCTTCAAGAAG TGTAAATTCTATTGAGGTGGAGGACATTTCAGGCAGAGGTGGAGTATATATTCAATCTGACGGCGAGCATTTAGGGTTCCTTCCAAAGAAGATTTGTGTTCTTCCGTCCGCGATTGAGATGATATGCTGA
- the LOC112726362 gene encoding uncharacterized protein isoform X2 has protein sequence MALATIASFPSIKFNTTHQNNSLIFLPKQHHSHRICKLRRIQFNGTGHNQQEESQQPQNNNNNNNNALLKVAWYGSELLGIAASALKPSSNEKAPQRLLESIDRDAVVDTIKQDFQRSYFVTGDLTLNAYEDDCEFADPAGSFKGLQRFKRNCTNFGSLLEKSNMKLMKWEDFEDKGIGHWRFSCVLSFPWRPILSATGYTEYYFDPQSGKACGALECSKNGFVQANS, from the exons ATGGCATTAGCAACCATAGCTTCTTTTCCTTCAATCAAATTCAACACTACTCACCAAAACAATTCTTTGATCTTTCTACCAAAACAACACCACAGCCATAGAATCTGTAAATTAAGAAGAATTCAATTCAATGGAACAGGACATAATCAACAAGAAGAGTCTCAACAACCAcagaacaataacaataataataacaatgcattgTTAAAGGTAGCATGGTATGGTTCTGAGCTTCTTGGCATTGCTGCTTCTGCTTTGAAGCCATCTTCCAATGAGAAAGCTCCTCAGAGGCTTCTTGAATCCATTGATCGTGATGCTGTTGTGGATACTATCAAACAAGATTTTCAAAGGTCCTATTTTGTCACAG GTGATCTCACATTAAATGCTTATGAAGACGACTGCGAATTCGCGGATCCAGCAGGATCCTTTAAAGGGCTTCAGCGTTTCAAAAGGAACTGCACTAACTTTGGATCTCTTTTGGAGAAGTCAAATATGAAGCTCATGAAATGGGAAGATTTTGAG GATAAAGGAATAGGCCACTGGAGATTTAGTTGTGTCTTGTCATTTCCTTGGAGGCCAATACTTTCTG CAACTGGATACACAGAATATTATTTTGATCCACAATCAGGAAAA GCATGTGGAGCATTGGAATGTTCCAAAAATGGCTTTGTTCAAGCAAATTCTTAA
- the LOC112726362 gene encoding uncharacterized protein isoform X1: protein MALATIASFPSIKFNTTHQNNSLIFLPKQHHSHRICKLRRIQFNGTGHNQQEESQQPQNNNNNNNNALLKVAWYGSELLGIAASALKPSSNEKAPQRLLESIDRDAVVDTIKQDFQRSYFVTGDLTLNAYEDDCEFADPAGSFKGLQRFKRNCTNFGSLLEKSNMKLMKWEDFEDKGIGHWRFSCVLSFPWRPILSATGYTEYYFDPQSGKVCRHVEHWNVPKMALFKQILKPSRGFGLKDYMNRWLKAFQVKI from the exons ATGGCATTAGCAACCATAGCTTCTTTTCCTTCAATCAAATTCAACACTACTCACCAAAACAATTCTTTGATCTTTCTACCAAAACAACACCACAGCCATAGAATCTGTAAATTAAGAAGAATTCAATTCAATGGAACAGGACATAATCAACAAGAAGAGTCTCAACAACCAcagaacaataacaataataataacaatgcattgTTAAAGGTAGCATGGTATGGTTCTGAGCTTCTTGGCATTGCTGCTTCTGCTTTGAAGCCATCTTCCAATGAGAAAGCTCCTCAGAGGCTTCTTGAATCCATTGATCGTGATGCTGTTGTGGATACTATCAAACAAGATTTTCAAAGGTCCTATTTTGTCACAG GTGATCTCACATTAAATGCTTATGAAGACGACTGCGAATTCGCGGATCCAGCAGGATCCTTTAAAGGGCTTCAGCGTTTCAAAAGGAACTGCACTAACTTTGGATCTCTTTTGGAGAAGTCAAATATGAAGCTCATGAAATGGGAAGATTTTGAG GATAAAGGAATAGGCCACTGGAGATTTAGTTGTGTCTTGTCATTTCCTTGGAGGCCAATACTTTCTG CAACTGGATACACAGAATATTATTTTGATCCACAATCAGGAAAAGTATGTAG GCATGTGGAGCATTGGAATGTTCCAAAAATGGCTTTGTTCAAGCAAATTCTTAAGCCTAGCAGGGGATTTGGATTAAAAGACTATATGAATAGATGGTTGAAAGCATTTCAAGTGAAGATTTAG
- the LOC112726363 gene encoding putative disease resistance RPP13-like protein 1: protein MAGALVGGAFLSGFINVVFDRLLTKDAVNLVLGKKLGPDLVERLKTALLGAEALVADAELKQFGKPLVRKWLDSLRDAVYCAEDLLDAVLLKATTQKNASSSWSLSFFINRDREMVDKMEVVVRRIEDLGKQKDFLGLEKIPTGSSSWRTPSTSLVKGHVYGREDDQEALKKMLNGNNEHHLSVIAIVGIGGVGKTTLAQWLYNNEGEFMKGFDLKAWVCVSEEFEVVETTRNVIKQLHGGTCSLDDFNSLQNALKEELSNKKFFIVLDDVWSDDGDKWSNFMTPFQQNGNKGSIVLLTTREENVASAVQNCRPYFLKKLSEEYCWSVFAENASFTESNGKAALEEIGRKIVKKCDGLPLAAETLGRLLRTKHDVEEWNKILMSHIWGFSVEKSKIIPALLISYFHLPIYLKGCFVYCTLFPKDYKFVKDQLILLWIAEDLLPPPKRGESLEEVGCECFDELTSRLFFTKIKDGDDYFVMHDLLHDLAIFLAGDFYCNSEELGEEEEIRIQTRHLRVDLRRCSSKLYNSISKVKSLRTLLFSGFSSPNCNIETATCEILSKCKYLRVLSLTKLDEVPNLIGEFIYLRYLDLSWTDIKTLPESLCNLCNLQTLKLRRCYELTMLPSGLHNLVSLRHLDIRETALEEMPRKMSKLNQLHVLSSFVVGKHEDNGIQELGGLVNLHGSLEIKKMENIVDVKEAKRAKIMDKKHIDELCLKWSSGEDLVSSTQKERDMLDNLQPHKGLKELKIEGYKGTIFPDWLGNCSYENMTRVSLESCKNCCMLPSLGQLPSLKSLRIKGLDQLRSIGEEFYENEGDHHSSHIAPFPSLETLVFYNMACWKEWHLPDSKAFPQLRKLEIRNCPMLKEEMLNRLFFRIVSSLPTVAMYLDEDTLSIGGSESVMESAFNAKISINHLRWLPEIFIQRCRKLEFPQLQQQKYDLVDLRIHSCDSLTSLSLDVFPNLKNLNIFRCRNLESVSMSEAPHAALKEVTIIECDKLVSFAGEGLAAPNLTHLYVSGCSKLEALPRDMKSLLPSLQSLEIYDCPNICRLPEGGLQPNLKSLSWGIGEQQMRDLSWMPNLHALTHLTIHGSLCENIKSYPEVGSLPHLPSLTTLRIGYFHNLETLECNELLRLTSLQQLTIRWCPKLENMEGEKLPPSLLLLKIEHCHLLKEHCKNKHQQIWPKISHIPTIQVV, encoded by the coding sequence ATGGCTGGTGCACTTGTTGGTGGAGCTTTCCTCTCTGGCTTCATTAATGTTGTCTTTGACAGGCTCCTTACAAAAGATGCGGTCAACTTGGTCCTGGGAAAGAAGCTTGGCCCTGACTTGGTTGAAAGGCTGAAGACTGCTCTGTTGGGTGCTGAAGCTCTTGTTGCTGATGCTGAGTTGAAGCAGTTCGGTAAGCCATTGGTGAGGAAGTGGCTCGATAGTCTCCGGGATGCTGTTTACTGTGCTGAGGACTTGCTCGATGCTGTCCTCCTCAAAGCCACCACTCAAAAGAATGCAAGTTCTTCCTGGTCCCTTAGCTTCTTCATCAACCGAGATAGGGAGATGGTAGACAAGATGGAAGTGGTGGTTAGAAGAATTGAGGATCTTGGAAAACAAAAAGATTTCCTTGGTCTTGAAAAGATTCCCACTGGTAGCTCATCATGGAGGACTCCGTCCACTTCTCTTGTAAAAGGGCATGTGTATGGCAGGGAGGATGACCAGGAGGCCTTAAAGAAGATGCTGAATGGCAACAATGAGCACCACTTGTCTGTGATTGCTATTGTTGGCATAGGTGGGGTTGGTAAAACAACTTTAGCCCAATGGCTGTACAACAATGAAGGGGAGTTCATGAAGGGATTTGATCTGAAAGCATGGGTCTGTGTTTCGGAGGAGTTTGAAGTTGTTGAGACTACAAGGAATGTCATAAAGCAGCTCCATGGAGGTACTTGTAGTCTCGATGATTTCAATTCACTTCAAAATGCTTTGAAAGAAGAATTGTCCAATAAGAAGTTCTTTATTGTTCTGGATGATGTTTGGAGTGATGATGGTGACAAATGGAGTAATTTTATGACCCCTTTCCAACAAAATGGGAATAAGGGAAGTATTGTTCTTCTGACTACTCGGGAGGAAAATGTTGCTTCCGCAGTTCAAAATTGTCGCCCTTATTTTCTCAAGAAGTTGTCAGAGGAATATTGTTGGTCAGTGTTTGCAGAAAATGCATCTTTTACAGAATCAAATGGGAAAGCAGCACTTGAAGAAATAGGTAGAAAGATTGTCAAGAAGTGTGATGGCTTGCCATTAGCTGCAGAAACACTTGGTCGCTTGTTACGTACAAAGCATGATGTCGAGGAATGGAACAAGATACTAATGAGTCATATTTGGGGATTTTCGGTGGAGAAGAGTAAGATTATTCCAGCATTACTTATAAGTTACTTCCATCTTCCTATATATTTAAAGGGTTGTTTTGTTTATTGTACTTTATTTCCCAAGGATTATAAATTTGTAAAAGATCAATTAATCCTTTTGTGGATAGCAGAAGATCTTTTACCACCAccaaagagaggagagagtttAGAAGAAGTTGGTTGTGAGTGTTTTGATGAACTAACTTCCAGATTATTTTTCACGAAGATTAAAGACGGTGATGATTATTTTGTGATGCATGATCTATTGCATGATTTAGCAATATTCCTTGCTGGAGATTTCTATTGCAACTCAGAAGAACTTGGTGAAGAGGAGGAGATAAGGATTCAGACTCGGCATTTGCGTGTAGATTTACGTCGTTGTAGCTCAAAACTTTATAATTCTATTTCTAAAGTAAAATCTTTGAGAACATTATTGTTTAGCGGTTTCTCATCTCCCAACTGCAACATTGAAACGGCAACATGTGAGATATTATCAAAGTGTAAATACTTGAGAGTTTTATCCCTTACAAAACTTGATGAGGTGCCTAATTTAATAGGAGAATTCATCTATCTGCGTTACTTGGATCTCTCTTGGACTGATATTAAGACATTGCCAGAGTCTTTGTGCAACTTGTGTAATTTGCAAACATTGAAGTTACGTCGTTGTTATGAGCTAACTATGCTGCCTAGTGGTTTGCATAATCTTGTGAGTTTGCGCCATCTTGATATTAGAGAAACTGCTTTGGAAGAAATGCCCAGAAAAATGAGCAAATTGAATCAGTTGCATGTTTTAAGTTCCTTTGTGGTTGGCAAGCACGAAGACAATGGAATCCAGGAGCTAGGAGGGCTAGTGAATCTTCACGGATCCCTCGAGATTAAGAAGATGGAGAATATTGTTGATGTTAAAGAAGCAAAGAGGGCAAAGATAATGGATAAGAAGCACATTGATGAATTATGTTTAAAATGGTCTTCAGGTGAAGATTTGGTTTCAAGTACtcaaaaagaaagagacatgcTCGATAACTTGCAACCGCATAAAGGGTTGAAAGAGTTGAAAATCGAGGGATACAAGGGTACAATATTTCCAGATTGGTTGGGGAACTGTTCCTACGAAAACATGACACGTGTATCTCTAGAGTCTTGCAAGAATTGCTGCATGCTGCCTTCACTTGGACAGCTGCCATCTCTTAAGTCCCTGCGCATTAAAGGTTTGGATCAGCTGAGGAGTATTGGCGAGGAGTTTTACGAGAATGAAGGAGATCATCATTCTTCGCATATTGCACCGTTTCCCTCACTGGAGACTTTGGTATTTTATAACATGGCATGTTGGAAGGAATGGCACTTACCTGACTCAAAAGCTTTTCCTCAACTTAGAAAGCTTGAAATAAGAAATTGCCCGATGTTGAAGGAAGAGATGCTTAATCGGCTATTCTTCAGAATAGTTTCTTCTTTGCCCACCGTGGCCATGTATCTTGATGAGGATACTTTATCAATTGGGGGAAGTGAATCTGTGATGGAGTCTGCATTTAACGCAAAGATCAGCATCAACCATCTACGTTGGCTCCCAGAAATATTCATCCAGAGGTGTAGAAAACTAGAATTCCCCCAGCTACAGCAGCAGAAATATGATTTGGTAGACCTACGAATACACAGCTGTGATTCACTGACCTCCTTGTCGTTGGATGTCTTTCCCAATCTCAAGAATCTCAACATATTCAGGTGTAGGAATCTGGAATCAGTGTCAATGTCAGAGGCACCACACGCTGCTCTTAAAGAAGTCACCATCATTGAGTGCGACAAATTAGTGTCATTTGCAGGAGAAGGACTGGCTGCACCCAACTTGACTCATCTTTATGTCAGTGGGTGCTCAAAGTTGGAGGCATTACCACGTGATATGAAGAGTCTACTCCCAAGTTTACAGTCCCTCGAGATATATGATTGCCCAAACATTTGCAGATTGCCAGAGGGTGGTTTGCAGCCTAACTTGAAATCACTTTCTTGGGGAATTGGTGAGCAACAAATGAGGGATCTATCATGGATGCCCAACTTGCACGCCCTCACTCATCTTACCATTCATGGTTCTTTGTGTGAGAACATAAAGTCATACCCAGAGGTGGGTTCGCTCCCTCACCTTCCCTCCCTTACCACTCTTCGTATTGGATACTTTCATAATCTGGAGACATTGGAGTGCAACGAGCTTCTCCGCCTCACCTCCCTTCAACAATTGACCATTCGTTGGTGTCCAAAGCTGGAGAATATGGAAGGAGAAAAGCTGCCTCCCTCTCTCTTGCTACTCAAAATTGAACACTGTCATTTGCTGAAAGAACACTGCAAGAATAAGCATCAACAGATTTGGCCCAAAATTTCTCACATCCCAACCATTCAAGTCGTCTAA